ATATGAAGAAAAAATCCATGAGATTGCGGGAGAGCCGTTTAACATCAATTCTCCGAAACAGCTTGGCGTCATCTTGTTTGAAAAAATCGGCCTGCCAGTCGTGAAAAAAACAAAAACAGGTTATTCAACGTCTGCCGATGTTCTTGAAAAGCTGGCTGACAAGCATGACATTGTCGACTATATTTTGCAATACAGACAAATTGGCAAGCTTCAATCAACATATATTGAAGGGCTCTTAAAGGTGACGAGACAGGATTCACACAAGGTGCACACACGTTTTAACCAGGCTTTAACGCAAACAGGCCGTCTCAGCTCGACTGATCCGAATCTGCAAAACATTCCGATCAGGCTTGAAGAAGGGCGCAAAATCCGCCAAGCTTTTGTTCCGTCTGAAAACGATTGGCTCATTTTTGCAGCCGATTACTCGCAAATCGAGCTGCGGGTGCTTGCCCATATTTCTAAGGATGAAAATCTAATCGAAGCTTTTACAAATGATATGGATATTCATACGAAAACGGCAATGGATGTGTTCCATGTTGCCGAGGATGAAGTGACATCTGCGATGAGACGCCAGGCGAAAGCGGTCAACTTTGGCATTGTGTACGGCATCAGCGATTACGGGTTGTCACAGAACCTCGGTATTACCCGGAAGGAAGCCGGCGCATTCATTGACCGCTATTTGGAAAGCTTCCAAGGCGTAAAAGCGTACATGGAAGATTCAGTTCAGGACGCGAAGCAAAAAGGATACGTGACAACGCTTATGCATCGCCGCCGCTACATTCCTGAGCTGACGAGCCGAAACTTTAATATCCGCAGTTTTGCGGAGCGGACGGCAATGAACACGCCGATTCAAGGAAGCGCCGCTGATATCATCAAAAAAGCCATGATTGATATGGCTGCCAAGCTAAAAGAAAAACAGCTGAAAGCAAGACTGCTGCTTCAAGTGCACGATGAATTGATTTTTGAAGCGCCGCAGGAAGAAATTGAAATTCTTGAAAAGCTTGTTCCTGAAGTGATGGAGCATGCGCTTGCATTAGATGTGCCGTTAAAGGTGGACTTTTCCTCAGGCCCATCTTGGTATGATGCGAAATAAACAGAGATAGGAAGTGATGGATGTGCCGGAATTACCAGAGGTTGAAACGGTCCGGCGCACTCTGACCGGGCTTGTAAAGGGAAAAACAATCAAATCGGTAGAGATCAGATGGCCGAATATCATCAAACGGCCTGCCGAACCGGAGGAATTTGCGCGAAATCTAGCAGGAGAAACGATACAGTCTATCGGAAGACGGGGAAAGTTTTTGCTGTTTCATTTAAATCATTATGTCATGGTTTCCCACCTTCGAATGGAAGGGAAATACGGGCTTCATCAAGCGGAGGCGCCGGACGATAAACACGTGCATGTCATATTCACGATGACAGACGGAACCCAGCTTCGTTACAGGGATGTGCGGAAGTTTGGAACCATGCATTTATTTAAACCGGGAGAGGAAGCGGGTGAGCTCCCGCTTTCTCAGTTAGGGCCGGAGCCAGACGCAGAAGAATTTACGAGTGTGTATTTGAAAGAGCGGCTTGCCAAAACAAACCGCGCTGTCAAAACCGCTCTTCTGGATCAGAAAACGGTTGTCGGACTTGGGAACATTTATGTGGATGAGGCTCTTTTTAGAGCGGGTGTCCATCCCGAGACGAAAGCAAATGCGTTATCTGGAAAAACAATTGAAACGCTTCACGCTGAAATCAAAAACACCTTGCAGGAGGCGATTGACGCGGGCGGCAGCACAGTCCGCTCGTATATCAACTCCCAAGGGGAAATCGGAATGTTTCAGCTGCAGCATTTTGTGTACGGAAAAAAAGACGAACCTTGCAAAAATTGCGGAACGATGATCTCAAAAATTGTCGTCGGAGGCAGGGGCACGCATTTTTGCGCGAAATGCCAGAAAAAGTAGCATAAAGCTTCTTTGTCCAAGCTGTCAGTGCATATATCAGTAACTCTGTACGAGTAGGAATTGCCATTTTTGAAACACGGATTTTTCACTTTGCCATATACATGATTGTGATGAATCCCGGGCATTTCACATCTGATATAAGAGCACCAACAGAAAGGAAGAAACGGCTATGCAAATGGTTTCTATACTGCTGCTGGCGTTGGCTGTCAGCTTGGACAGTTTTTCGGTCGGATTTACGTACGGATTGAGAAAAATGAAAATACCGTTTAAAGCGATTTTGGTTATCGCCTGCTGTTCCGGTGCTGTCATGTTTATATCCATGCTGATCGGAAGCTTTCTCACAAAGTTTTTTCCTGTATATGTAACGGAGAAGCTTGGCGGGTTGATATTGATCGGAATCGGTGCGTGGGTTCTGTATCAATTTTTCAAGCCGGCAAAAGACAAAGAATACTTATTGCATGAGAAAACGCTGCTCAATTTAGAGGTTCGGTCTTTAGGGATTGTAATTCATATTTTGAGAAAACCTATGAGTGCGGATATTGACAAATCGGGTGTGATTACTGGAATTGAGGCGGTCTTATTGGGATTTGCCTTATCGATTGATGCCTTCGGAGCAGGGATAGGGGCAGCCATTCTCGGTTTTTCACCAATTGTGATGAGCATCGCCGTGGCGATCATGAGCTCGCTGTTTGTATCAATCGGAATCAACGCCGGCCATTTTCTGTCTAAGTGGAAATGGATCGATAAAATGGCGTTTTTGCCGGGGCTTCTGCTGATCACGATCGGGCTTTGGAAAATGTAAAAAGGAGTGGATCTCTTGACCTTAGTCATTGGTTTAACGGGAGGAATAGCTAGCGGCAAAAGCACGGTTGCCAATATGCTGATTGATAAAGGGATTACAGTTATTGATGCAGATATCATTGCAAAACAAGCGGTAGAAAAAGGGATGCCGGCCTACCGGCAAATCATTGACGAATTTGGTGAAGACATACTGCTCCCAAACGGTGATATAGATCGGAAAAAGCTAGGGGCGCTGGTATTTACAAATGAACAAAAGCGTCTCGCCTTAAATGCGATTGTTCATCCCGCAGTCAGGCAGGAAATGCTCAAGCGCCGTGATGAAGCCATCGCGAACCGGGAGGCATTTGTTGTATTGGATATCCCGCTTTTGTTCGAAAGCAAATTGGAATCTTTAGTTGATAAAATTATTGTGGTCAGTGTGACAAAAGAGCTTCAGCTCGAGCGTCTGATGAAGCGCAATCAGCTGACGGAAGAAGAAGCAGTCAGCCGTATCCGCTCTCAAATGCCCTTAGAGGAAAAAACAGCGAGAGCAGATCGAGTCATCGATAACAGCGGCACGCTTGAAGAGACCAGAAGGCAGCTTGATGAAATCATCAGCAGCTGGGCATAATACAAAACCCCCGTTTAATACGGACAGTGTTTCAGCATGTCGACAAACCCTCGCATTCGTTGTCAGGCCTAGGCGTCGGTGCTCACGAAAGACGAAAGGAACGGCGGCTAAATGCTTAGGCGTCCTGCCTAAACGCCGCCGTCATCACATCCTGTGAAAGTCTGCTCCGATGCTCGGCCTTCCTGGACTTCAAGGTTCAATCACGCTGAATAGATGACAAAATCCTAAAAACGAAAACCGTTTTAGGACTTTGTCAACAATCTGAACACCGTTCAATACAAACGGTGTTTTTTGACATGAAAAATCAAAGTTTTCCAGATCAGGGCCAGCGCGCAGGTTTTCATTCAGCGCATCGATGCGATTCATGTCATCCTTGTTACTTCAAAGTCAAATACGCTGGCATTTTCTATTATGAGTGTTCCTTTGTTGATTTAGGAATCGTTATGATGCCATGCTGCGGATTTGTTATATCTTTGAGCAATGTCAGCCAGTACAGGGTGATCCAGGCAGCTGCACCTGCATGAAAGGTGACCAAGCTTCCATCTGGATGCCTTTTTTTTGCAGTATGTCATCAGCTCTTTTTATTTAAGGTGCGGGTGAAATTCCATTTGATTGATCATAGATCAGAAGTGGCGGGAATGCTGCTTTTTTTGGCTGAAGTCATCATGTTCCTCCTTTGTATGATGTGTTGTATGATTGAAATTCTGCCGAGCAAGCTATATAAATAAAAAAGCAGATTCAAATCAGCCGGCAAATGTGATTATGAAACATATCGTTAGGAAAGAAAAGTACGTACTTTTAAGTGCTGTATTCACTTTTTGGTGCCTGTAAGGAGAATGGATTGTATGGGGAAGGGGAAATATAACATTTCTGTTGAAGCGACTCTTGAAGTGATTGGCAGGAAGTGGAAATTCGTTATTTTATGCCATCTGACGCACGGAAAAAAACACACGAGTGATGAAAGCGCCTGATGCCCAACATCACGCAAAAAAAGCTGACCCAGCAGCTGCGTGAGCTGGAAGTGGACGGCGTTATTAACCGGATCGTGTACAATCAGGTGCCTTCCAAAGTGGAGTACGAGCTCAGCGAATACGGCCGCAGCTTAGAAGGGATTTTAGATATGCTGTGTGATTGGGGGGCGAACCATATTAACAGAGTGTACGAGGATACATTTTCAGTGCTAGAAGAAAGTGTGCTCAATGATAAGTTGAGTCAGGAATCATAAACAATGGGGGCAGTCAGTGCGAAGCGCTGGCTGCTTTTTGATTCTCAAACTAAATTTGTGTGCAAGAAAATATATCGTGCATCATAAATTAGCGTTGTAATCGTTGATTTTTATCAATATGTACTGGCGAATTCATTTTAATGTGTTATACTAATTAAAGATGATAACAAATTAGGATGGCATAATTGATAAGGGGTGTCCAACATGAAGGTAAAAGTAGCGATCAACGGGTTTGGAAGAATCGGAAGAATGGTTTTTAGAAAAGCGATGGTAGACGATCAAATTCAAGTAGTGGCCATTAACGCCAGCTATTCCGCAGAAACGCTGGCTCATTTAATAAAGTATGACACAATTCACGGCAGGTACCACAAAGAGGTTGTGGCTGATGAAAACAGCCTGATCGTAAATGGGAAGAAAGTGCTTCTGTTAAATAGCCGTGATCCAAAACAGCTGCCTTGGCGGGAATATGAGATTGACATTGTCGTGGAAGCGACAGGAAAATTTAATTCGAAGGATAAAGCGATGGGCCATATAGAAGCGGGCGCGAAAAAAGTCATTTTGACTGCTCCGGGAAAAAATGAAGACGTTACCATAGTGATGGGAGTAAATGAGGACCAATTCGACGCCGATCGCCATGTCATTATTTCAAATGCGTCATGCACGACAAACTGCCTTGCGCCTGTTGTAAAAGTGCTGGATGAAGAATTTGGCATTGAAAGCGGGCTGATGACCACAGTTCACGCGTATACAAATGACCAGAAAAATATTGATAATCCCCACAAAGATTTGCGCCGGGCGCGCGCATGCGGTGAATCCATCATTCCGACGACAACAGGAGCGGCAAAGGCGCTTTCGCTCGTGCTGCCACATCTGAAAGGAAAGCTTCACGGCCTTGCCTTGCGCGTCCCTGTTCCGAACGTCTCATTGGTTGATCTCGTTGTCGATCTGAAAATGGACGTAACCGCTGAAGAGGTAAATGAGGCATTTAAACGTGCTGCCAAAACGTCGATGTACGGTGTTCTTGATTATTCTGATGAACCGCTCGTTTCGACTGACTATAATACAAATCCGCATTCAGCGGTCATTGACGGGCTTACGACAATGGTAATGGAAGACAGAAAAATAAAGGTGCTCGCTTGGTATGATAACGAATGGGGCTACTCCTGCAGAGTCGTTGATCTGATCCGCCATGTAGCGGCACGAATGAAACATCCGTCTGCTGTATAAAATAAGGTCATGGACGCTTTTTGAAGAAAAAACCCTTAACAGCATATTTCTGAAAAAACGCACCTTGCAAATTAGACTTAAACACAGTATACTATTTTTCGTGAACTTCTTGCTTGAGACTGTTTCGGAATTACTTAAAGGGTTAGGACCTCTCCGGACTAACTTTCCCCCGTGGTAAATGGCCGACCCAGTTGTTGGAATTTCACTTTTTAATTCTTGTTAAGGGGGGTCCATGACTATGGAAACAATGGGGCGTCACGTTATCTCCGAGCTATGGGGATGCGATTTTGATAAGCTGAATGACATGGATTTTATTGAAAAAACGTTTGTAAATGCTGCTCTAAAATCAGGTGCTGAGGTGCGCGAGGTTGCATTTCACAAATTTGCACCGCAAGGCGTAAGCGGAGTTGTGATTATTTCTGAATCACATTTAACGATTCACAGTTTTCCTGAGCACGGATATGCGAGCATTGATGTTTATACTTGTGGAGACTTAGATCCTAATGTCGCTGCTGACTACATCGCAGAGGCATTACATGCTGATACAAGAGAAAACATTGAAATACCAAGAGGAATGGGGCCTGTGCAAATTAAACAGGCACAAGCGAAAGTACTATAAAAGGAAACACGAACACAAAGGGAGCAAGCTAGAAAGCCGTTATGCGCTTTTTAGCTTATGCTCCTTTTATTTTTTATAAAGAAATAAAGCTGTCAGCTTTTTCTTTTTTCTTTTTTTTTGTAAAATAGAAAGAGATTTTCACAAACCACCTGATGCTGTAGATACAGCTTTACACAACGGCTCTCCCGACAGATGTCACATCTATTTTAAAAAGGCGGAGGCTGCCGAAAATACATTCCAGGGAACGAAATAGTTGGGAGCTGATTTTATTGAAATGTCCTTCATGCCAGCATAACGGTACGCGGGTCCTAGATTCACGTCCTGTTGATGACGGAAAATCCATTCGGCGAAGACGGGAGTGCGAATCCTGCCATTACCGGTTTACCACCTTTGAGAAAGTGGAGGAAACCCCGCTTATCGTCGTGAAAAAAGAAGGCGTGCGGGAGGAATTCAGCAGAGAAAAAATGCTGCGCGGCCTCATAAAAGCATGCGAAAAAAGACCTGTTCCACTCAAAACGCTTGAAGACATGTGCTTTGATATTGAAAAAGAACTTCGCAATCAAGGCTGCTCTGAGGTGAAAAGCGAGCTCGTCGGGGAAATGGTCATGGATCGGCTGGCTAAGATTGATGAAGTCGCATATGTGCGGTTCGCGTCAGTCTATCGGCAGTTTAAAGATATAAACGTCTTTATCGACGAATTAAAAGACTTAATAAAGAAAGAGCGGTAAAAGAGCTAAGAGGATTCTTCTAGCTCTTTTCTCATGTGCAAAATTGGCATTTGATAGATATGCGAAACGGTGTAAAATGAAAGGTAGAAACAAATTCGGAAGGTTTGAGAATGTATGGCTGACTATTGGAAAGATGTACTGCCTGTAGATCCGTATGTGGTCAAAAGCAGATCGATGCTGCAGGATATAGACAGACAAATTATCACACAACTGTATCAGCCCTTAATCGGCCCTGTTGCATTCTCACTTTATATGACATTGTGGGGAGAGCTGGAACAAAACCGTCTGTGGGGCGGCGAGTCCACACATAGACAGCTGATGGGGATGACACAGTCTAACTTAAAAACAATCCATCAGGAACAGGGGAAGCTCGAGGGCATCGGATTGCTAAAAGTATATATGAAAGAGTCCGAGCGGCAGGAGCGCCTCTTTATATATGAAATCCTTCCGCCGCTCAGGCCAAATGAGTTTTTTGAAGACGGGATGCTGAATGTTTTTCTGTATAATAGAGTCGGAAAAACAAAATACCAGCAATTAAAACAATTTTTCACGCACCCCGCCGTTTCAGAAGATGCCAAAGACATTACGCGTCCGTTTAATCATGCGTTTGAATCACTGCAGCCGAGTGAATGGAAGCTTACATCTGATATGGAGGAAACAGTGAGACTTGCCCCGGGCACAGAATATACTTCTGTCGGACAAGCTCCGTCCTACACCATAACAGAGGATGTGTTTGATTTTGATTTGTTTTTAGCGGGTCTTTCTGAGACGATGATTCCGAGAAAAGCGATGACCCAGCAGGTGCGGGACACAATCAAAAAGCTTTCTTATCTGTACGGAATAGATCCGCTGCAGATGCAAAATGTTGTGATGAGCGCGATTGATGAACGTGACGTGATTACGTCGGAGGCTTTAAGAAAAGCGGCCAGCGACTGGTATCAAATTGAAAGAAACGGACAGCTGCCAAACATCGTGGAAAAAACACAGCCGGTGCATCTGCGTGAGGGCGAAAAACCGGCGGAAGAGGATTCGTTGGACGGGAAGCTGATCGCCTTGCTGGAGACGATTTCTCCGAAGAAGCTTTTGCAGGACATTGCCGATGGAACAGAGCCGTCAAAAGCAGATCTGAAAATCATAGAAGAAATTATGTTTGAACAAAAGCTCGAGCCAGGCGTTACAAATGTGTTGATTTATTACGTCATGCTGAAAACCGACATGAAGCTGTCGAAAAACTATATCCAAAAAATCGCCTCGCATTGGGCCCGCAAAAAGGTGAAAACGGTCAGAGAAGCGATGAGGCTCGCGATAGAAGAAAACCGTCAATATCTTGAATGGGCTGAAGGGAAAACAAATCAGCCTTCAAAACGAAACCAAAAAGTGATTCGCGAAGAAAAACTTCCTGATTGGATGAAAGAAAAGGAGACAGCGTCCGATCCAGAATCCGGACAGCAAAAGCTGCAACCGCAGGATCTGGAAGAACAGAAGAAAAAGATGATGGAAGAAATGGAAAAACTCAAAAAATACTCTGCCTATTAAAGACAGAGATGCGGGGTGAAGGAATAGATGGAACCAATCGGCCGTTCCCTGCAGGGCGTAACCGGCAGGCCGGATTTCCAAAAACGTCTTGAACAAATGAAGGAAAAGGTCATGAAGGATCAAGATGTTCAGGCATTTTTGAAGGAAAACGAAAACATAATTGACCAAAAAATGATCGAAAAGAGCTTGAATAAGCTTTATGAATATACCGGGCAAAGCAAGAAATGTTCTTATTGTTCGGAAGATGAAGATTGCAACAATTTGTTGGAGGGCTACCATCCGAAGCTTGTTGTCAATGGCCGGTCTATTGATATCGAGTATTATGAATGTCCGGTTAAACGGAAGCTCGATCAGCAGAAAAAACAAAAATCCCTTATGAAAAGCATGTATATTCAGCAGGATCTTCTCGGGGCGACTTTCCAGCAAGTTGATATAAGCGATCCGAGCAGGCTTGCGATGTTCCAGCATGTAACGGATTTCCTGAAAAGCTATAATGAGACGGGAAAAGGGAAAGGACTGTATTTGTACGGAAAATTCGGAGTAGGAAAAACGTTTATGCTCGCTGCGATCGCCAATGAGCTCGCGGAAAAAGAGTATTCTTCGATGATCGTCTATGTGCCCGAATTTGTGAGAGAGCTTAAGAATTCGCTGCAAGACAAATCTTTGGAAGAGAAGCTCAATATGGTTAAAACAACACCCGTATTGATGCTTGATGACATCGGAGCAGAATCAATGACGAGCTGGGTAAGGGATGAAGTCATCGGAACAGTGCTCCAGCACAGAATGTCTCAGCAGCTGCCGACTTTCTTTTCGTCTAATTTCTCACCTGACGAGCTGAAGCACCATTTTACGTACTCGCAAAGGGGAGAAAAGGAAGAAGTGAAAGCCGCAAGATTAATGGAGCGAATCTTATATTTGGCTGCTCCAATCCGCCTGGACGGAGAAAACCGCCGACATCCGTAAACTGCGGTTCAAAGGGGAAGGAACTGAGGGTATGAAACGAAAAACGGCTGTTAAATGGCTGGCAGTGCTTGCAGGTGCTGGTTTAATCTTTTGGGGAAATAAAACGTATTTGAATCTCTCGCCGAAAGAGATCAGGATATGGGTATTATCGTTCGGGGGCTTTGCACCGCTGATATTTATTGGAATATCCATCTTCAGACCTTTTGTGTTATTTCCTGTATCTGTTGTTTCTATAGCGGGAGGACTTGCGTTTGGCCCGCTTCTCGGCACGCTTTACACATTATTCGGTTCAATGTGCGCTGCGGCTGTCTCGTTTTTTGCCGCCGGTTTGTTTGCGGGAAAAAAGAACGGCCAGTACGAAAAGCTGGAAGCGATTCAGAAGCAGATGGAGGACAATGGATTTTTTTATATCTTGCTTTTAAGAATCCTGCCGATTAATTTTGATTTCGTCAGCTATGCGGCAGGCCTTTCCAATGTCAAAAA
The Bacillus vallismortis genome window above contains:
- the mutM gene encoding DNA-formamidopyrimidine glycosylase; its protein translation is MPELPEVETVRRTLTGLVKGKTIKSVEIRWPNIIKRPAEPEEFARNLAGETIQSIGRRGKFLLFHLNHYVMVSHLRMEGKYGLHQAEAPDDKHVHVIFTMTDGTQLRYRDVRKFGTMHLFKPGEEAGELPLSQLGPEPDAEEFTSVYLKERLAKTNRAVKTALLDQKTVVGLGNIYVDEALFRAGVHPETKANALSGKTIETLHAEIKNTLQEAIDAGGSTVRSYINSQGEIGMFQLQHFVYGKKDEPCKNCGTMISKIVVGGRGTHFCAKCQKK
- the coaE gene encoding dephospho-CoA kinase (Dephospho-CoA kinase (CoaE) performs the final step in coenzyme A biosynthesis.) gives rise to the protein MTLVIGLTGGIASGKSTVANMLIDKGITVIDADIIAKQAVEKGMPAYRQIIDEFGEDILLPNGDIDRKKLGALVFTNEQKRLALNAIVHPAVRQEMLKRRDEAIANREAFVVLDIPLLFESKLESLVDKIIVVSVTKELQLERLMKRNQLTEEEAVSRIRSQMPLEEKTARADRVIDNSGTLEETRRQLDEIISSWA
- a CDS encoding glyceraldehyde-3-phosphate dehydrogenase — encoded protein: MKVKVAINGFGRIGRMVFRKAMVDDQIQVVAINASYSAETLAHLIKYDTIHGRYHKEVVADENSLIVNGKKVLLLNSRDPKQLPWREYEIDIVVEATGKFNSKDKAMGHIEAGAKKVILTAPGKNEDVTIVMGVNEDQFDADRHVIISNASCTTNCLAPVVKVLDEEFGIESGLMTTVHAYTNDQKNIDNPHKDLRRARACGESIIPTTTGAAKALSLVLPHLKGKLHGLALRVPVPNVSLVDLVVDLKMDVTAEEVNEAFKRAAKTSMYGVLDYSDEPLVSTDYNTNPHSAVIDGLTTMVMEDRKIKVLAWYDNEWGYSCRVVDLIRHVAARMKHPSAV
- the speD gene encoding adenosylmethionine decarboxylase, with the translated sequence METMGRHVISELWGCDFDKLNDMDFIEKTFVNAALKSGAEVREVAFHKFAPQGVSGVVIISESHLTIHSFPEHGYASIDVYTCGDLDPNVAADYIAEALHADTRENIEIPRGMGPVQIKQAQAKVL
- the nrdR gene encoding transcriptional regulator NrdR, whose translation is MKCPSCQHNGTRVLDSRPVDDGKSIRRRRECESCHYRFTTFEKVEETPLIVVKKEGVREEFSREKMLRGLIKACEKRPVPLKTLEDMCFDIEKELRNQGCSEVKSELVGEMVMDRLAKIDEVAYVRFASVYRQFKDINVFIDELKDLIKKER
- the dnaB gene encoding replication initiation membrane attachment protein DnaB, whose translation is MADYWKDVLPVDPYVVKSRSMLQDIDRQIITQLYQPLIGPVAFSLYMTLWGELEQNRLWGGESTHRQLMGMTQSNLKTIHQEQGKLEGIGLLKVYMKESERQERLFIYEILPPLRPNEFFEDGMLNVFLYNRVGKTKYQQLKQFFTHPAVSEDAKDITRPFNHAFESLQPSEWKLTSDMEETVRLAPGTEYTSVGQAPSYTITEDVFDFDLFLAGLSETMIPRKAMTQQVRDTIKKLSYLYGIDPLQMQNVVMSAIDERDVITSEALRKAASDWYQIERNGQLPNIVEKTQPVHLREGEKPAEEDSLDGKLIALLETISPKKLLQDIADGTEPSKADLKIIEEIMFEQKLEPGVTNVLIYYVMLKTDMKLSKNYIQKIASHWARKKVKTVREAMRLAIEENRQYLEWAEGKTNQPSKRNQKVIREEKLPDWMKEKETASDPESGQQKLQPQDLEEQKKKMMEEMEKLKKYSAY
- the dnaI gene encoding primosomal protein DnaI, producing MEPIGRSLQGVTGRPDFQKRLEQMKEKVMKDQDVQAFLKENENIIDQKMIEKSLNKLYEYTGQSKKCSYCSEDEDCNNLLEGYHPKLVVNGRSIDIEYYECPVKRKLDQQKKQKSLMKSMYIQQDLLGATFQQVDISDPSRLAMFQHVTDFLKSYNETGKGKGLYLYGKFGVGKTFMLAAIANELAEKEYSSMIVYVPEFVRELKNSLQDKSLEEKLNMVKTTPVLMLDDIGAESMTSWVRDEVIGTVLQHRMSQQLPTFFSSNFSPDELKHHFTYSQRGEKEEVKAARLMERILYLAAPIRLDGENRRHP
- a CDS encoding TVP38/TMEM64 family protein, with amino-acid sequence MKRKTAVKWLAVLAGAGLIFWGNKTYLNLSPKEIRIWVLSFGGFAPLIFIGISIFRPFVLFPVSVVSIAGGLAFGPLLGTLYTLFGSMCAAAVSFFAAGLFAGKKNGQYEKLEAIQKQMEDNGFFYILLLRILPINFDFVSYAAGLSNVKKLPYFSATAAGIIPGTIALNVLGASVLTGNQPAFFMVLALYIIFVSLPFLFRKKMQNLFQESN